In the Colias croceus chromosome 25, ilColCroc2.1 genome, TTTGAGCGAAGCTTTGCGATACGAAATAACTGGCGATTTGAACTAGTAAGCCGTTCATTAACGTAacgtaattataaaaaactagcggtccgccccggcttcgcccgtagtacctacatgtttacgttttttttcataagaacCATACTCGTAATTCAAGGAATAAATAGATTCCGCAGCGCACGCGATtacagaatttttattaaggaaTTTTTTACACCGCGGGTtacattattgcatttttggtaaggatctctattttttttgaaaatgcaatttagcctatgttgctcactgaagatgcagctttctaatggtgaaagaatttttgataTCGGTCCAGTAAGTAGTTTATGcttgaaaaccatacatacatacatataggTTCCGTTGCAAGACCTGTATGCAAAGCAGTAGATAATTACCATGCTATGATGAACTTTTATCCATTGGGGGTAAAATAGGAATAAGGTCTTTGGTACATTATGTCTAAGCTATAACTATAGTAAACATAGAGCTTTTAGGAATAAGCtattattctaaaatttataattaaaataatattcaaaaagaTGACGTGTATTTGAGCTaaatataagtacttaaattGTGATTTTTCTTACCATTTGCATTAGAGATATGTGATAAAGGAATGTGTACAAGAATCTTCtctgcgtagttttaaagaaatgaaACCTTTTTACTCGATTGCGCTGGAATTTAGAGTATGTTTAGTTGGTAAAGGTGGAAATATCTTTAGGGGAGAGGGGGGCACATTTGaacactttttaaataaaaatttttttgtcccGTATGGTATGACCAatcaagatttattttattttaatataagataTGGGGCTTAtactacataaaaaaaattatatttagttattttgactTGCTATAGTTACACagtatcaatttttaaaaaactcGATTTTGTTCAAATGTGCCCCGCGAATGGGGCACATTTGAAACCCCTAGGGGCAGTTTTGAAAAACTGGAATAAAATGGAAACCATTTAACTTAGAACATAatcaacaatatatttatgttatttgtagctataaaaatttttttaatatacatcCCTGCcaagtatattattaaaatccgttcagtGGTTTTTCCGTcaaagagtaacaaatatacacctacatccatcctcacaaacttcgcatttataatattagaaggatattttttttaatataaattagatGCGATAAGAGTTAATATATTGTtgataataaagatattttgtgACTTGCATACTATGTCGCGTTagagtataatttatattctactAGCTTACgccccgcggcttcgcccgctttgaaaaaaccgcattaaaatctgttgcgtaggtagtttaaaagctttaagcatacaaagggacaaagggacagataaagcgactttgttttatactatgtagtgatgatatagTCTTTACAATAGTTTGTTTTTgtgttcaaattaaaatatattcttagtttaagttataaatatgtatgttatagTCTGTAAGGTTATTCTATGGTTTGTGTATTTATTGCCTGTCACCtgaattaaatgtaataaataaataaaataaaataattatttccttgggggttagacaagtggctttcgtttagcgtaacgtttaacgtcaatctcataaattcataatctattctatcaaacgttacgctaatagaaagccacttgtctaaccCCTCTTAGCAGAAAactgtaatattttgaatgcTATAAGCTTTATCGCATTTTCTATTATCATGCAATGTCAATTGCCAAGATATTTCTAGAATGTGCTTTTCTTCATAGAAACGtgagatatttttaaacttagaactcaaactcaaacatttatttattcaattagactttttATAAAAGCACCTTTGAATcttcataacatttttaatatttccatttaattaatatattacgaggcgggattcgaagCCGCGTCTTTCGCCTTGCCCGAACGACGCGGACGCCTAGCCTCTCAGCCACCCGAATCTCATTTGTAAAGCATTCATTTTCaatgctttaaaattaatataaaatttatagaaacTTTACAAACATGTTCCGGATAAGAAATTTCGAATGCTGACTAAACGACTATTTTGATGATtgattgtttaaataataaataaataaaattaacttcaaTTTAAATTGAGCGATCGATCCATAGTTGCTCAACTTATTGAGCAACTATGGATCTATAGAGATTATAGAGCCTCATAGATTTGATTGCGATTAAAAAATCGAAATCAAATCTATGAggttctataatttttttcatcgGTTAACTATTGCTTGCGTTATATGTATTAGTTTTATGATCGCAATAGTGCTATAAACTTATAACACAACTAAGTAAatactcaaaaaaaaaaaaaaagtcagtGGCCCTTTaggtcaaaataaataaagtcatATTTAGAaaggtgaaataaataaaaaatttcatataggtaagtactgtcgtaatataatttattaactagataatgattataattttatcacaaTATGCTTCAAACTAAAATTAGCATGAAAATATTTCTCCATTTAGatatattaaagataatattataatactttcaGATTAGTTCTTCACCGTTCATCTGTACAAAACCAGAAATTTAACAGAGTTAAgttctaaattctaaatagGGTCAACCAAAGCTACACAGTACACACTATTTACCTAagcaaacttttttaaaaagcttatacaattttattagatgTAACGCAACTATCCAGTTTGTTTCATTACAGTATTTGAAAGTCTTGTTTAAATCTTAGTGAGAAAGGGTGCAATGGAGGCGAAGTCCTCGCAGTCGGGGATCAGCTTCCCTCTGAACTTGAGGCAAGAGTCCGCACACAGCGGGCCCTCGAACCACGCTCCGAGCGTCTTCTTGCATTGAGCACAATTCTCAATGCACAACTCCAAGTGGTCGTATCCAGTGACGATAGAAGGATTGCCCTCGACGAGGCTCGCTGCGACTGCAACAAGCGCGAACATGGCTGCGAGCTTGGCGGACATCTTGCGGCTCAGATTGTGCACGAGTGGAGAGGCTGATGCTGCGTGAGTGTCCACATGGAGCCGCGCCCTCGCTTTATACCAGCCGCCCGACACTCGAACCAACCAACCGTGCTGGACACTGCTGAGCTTTCCATTAGCTACTTAATTGATAAGTGGCTGAAGTGTTATTCTGAGTAGATACCTTTTTATCTGGGCAGTAGTAGTGAGAGATTCCTTGGTGAAACATGTCTCCTTTTttcggtatttttttttaatttgtgttaACTTATACAAATGTGTTTTCAGGCGTTTGATTGTTACAGCGAAAAAGCAAGTACCTATCCCGCCccatgataattttttgtatattctTAACAAATCTCTCATTTTTAAAGCGCTTCTCAATTTCGTTACGATTAGAATCTGACTTCAAAATCAATTCCATACTTAGATGTCCTTCAGTTGTAAAGCATTAGTAGCCAGTTACTTCAGACAACCAGTGTCCAACTttagattcaaagataccgtAACAACCTCTCCAATCGTCTGTCCAGAGATTCTTTAAAATAAGACGTAAAGTGCAAATGCATCGAACGGTAGGTCTTGCAGTGCGGAACGTGAGAGGAGTGGACTGTGGCCCTTTTATTAGCgatttagaattatttttgtagagTTGCATTCACATAGAGTGTAAAGTATGTATTAGAGAACGATCATAAGATACTTTAGACGTTTTTGATGATTTTCTGTACGAGGATACGGGTCTAtatatacattaataattgttgGGTTGTCCCTTAGATTCATAAAACCGAAAGagtagaaaaaattcgatcaggCGTCGACCCGGCAAGGCAAAAGACGCGAAATTCGAATCACCAACtcatgatttttttctattcttaaaaatttcaaatttatttttgatagaGATAATTCAGTGTTCAcattttttgtgatattttatttattttttcttattagttgtgtgtatatttgttttgtgTGTTGAATTAAACGTTTCTCTTCTTGCTTCGCTGTAACTAAAGCCCCACCGTGAAACACAAAAGAGAGAATTCCGTGGCGTTTCGTTATTCAGACAGTCACCTGATTATTCGCTTCGATGACCGAACTAGTGATGT is a window encoding:
- the LOC123703254 gene encoding eclosion hormone-like, with the translated sequence MSAKLAAMFALVAVAASLVEGNPSIVTGYDHLELCIENCAQCKKTLGAWFEGPLCADSCLKFRGKLIPDCEDFASIAPFLTKI